A stretch of DNA from Candidatus Obscuribacterales bacterium:
GTGGAAGCGACGGTGGCCAGCAAATCCCAAAACTCTCGCCGCGATACGGGATCAACGCCCGTCGTCGGTTCATCTAATAACAGCACGGCTGGATTGGCTACGAGAGCGCAACAGAGGGCCAGCTTTTGCTTCATGCCGCCAGATAGGTTGCTGGCCAGGCGATCGCCAAAGGCATCTAAGCCCACCTGTTTGAGGAGATGGGGGACGCGTTCGATCCAGCGTGCGGCCGGCACCCGCCGCAGTCCAGCACTGTAGCGCAGATTTTCCATCACCGTTAGATCGGGGTAGAGGGAAAATTTCTGGGTCACGTAACCGACGTTGAGCTGGGCTTGCCTGGGCGGTTTGCCCAACAGACTGACCTGGCCGGCGGTAGCCTCCATCACCCCTGCCAGAATCTGAAAGGTGGTGGTTTTCCCAGCTCCATCGGGGCCGATTAAGCCAAAAATTTCTCCTGATTGAACGGTGAAGTCTATACCCTGAAGAGCTTTGAGGGATCCGTAGGATTTATGCAATCCCTGGACAGCGATCGCTGATGTGGTTCCAAGGGGTGCTGGCGAGGTTGGCGGCAAGGGTGCTGGCATCACTCCTCCTCAGACAGCACAATCTCACCATCCGCTGGCATTCCTGGTTTAGCAAAGCCATCGGGATTGTCGATGCCCAGCCTCAGACCAAACACCTGGGTGACCCGGTCGTCGCGGAAGTAAATATTTTCTGGCGTGAAGGATGCTTCAGTATCAACAGCGATCACCGTTGCCGCCAGCGGTTGATTGGGATCCGAGTCGAGAAACACCTGGGCGGCTTGCCCCACGCGCACATTGCCCACCTCACCCTGGGGAATGTAGCCTCGCAGATACACATCATCAAGGTTAATCACCGTCGCCACGGTTGCCCCAGCTCCAATCACCTCCCCCGGCTCCACCATGCGGTTGAGCACCACGCCATCAATGGGACTGACAATGGCTAAATTCGCCAACCGCGCCGCCACTTCCTGCTCTAGAGCGATCGCTCTCTCAACCTCCGCTTGGGCCGCCCTCCATTGAGACTGGGCTTGCTCAAGCTGGCGCTGCAGGCGGGTGAGCTGGGCTGAACGAATGTCGGGGTTAAACTGGGTGGTTTGGGCTTGAACCAGGCCACCTTGGGCCGCACTAACCTGTCGTTCCGCCGCAAGCAGGGTGGCCTGGCTGGCGGCCAGATTACTTTGGGCTGTTTCAAAACGGGTTTGCGCAACGTCAAGATCCTGCTGGGGCACTGCCCCATCGGCCAAGAGCGACTGCAGGCGATCGCGCTCCACTTCCGCTAAGTGCAATTCCGATACAGCCCGCTGTACCTGGGCTTGGGCTTGGGCAAGCTGGGCCTCGGCGGTGGCTACCGTGGCCTCTGCCTGGCTGACCCGCCCCACCGTGTCCCCTTCTGATTGCTGTAACGTCAATTCTGCTTCGGCAAGTTGGCTTTGCACCACGGCT
This window harbors:
- a CDS encoding HlyD family efflux transporter periplasmic adaptor subunit; translation: MTQVAPSNPSSSPTSSPAGQTVQTDPPKRSLLRLIIPLLLIAVAAGWGVKTWLFQPKEAGLTLSGRIEGYDIDLGAKTGGRVESVAVREGDRVQAGQVIARLDDGELQATYQAAQAATLVARQQVIQAESQIAVVQSQLAEAELTLQQSEGDTVGRVSQAEATVATAEAQLAQAQAQVQRAVSELHLAEVERDRLQSLLADGAVPQQDLDVAQTRFETAQSNLAASQATLLAAERQVSAAQGGLVQAQTTQFNPDIRSAQLTRLQRQLEQAQSQWRAAQAEVERAIALEQEVAARLANLAIVSPIDGVVLNRMVEPGEVIGAGATVATVINLDDVYLRGYIPQGEVGNVRVGQAAQVFLDSDPNQPLAATVIAVDTEASFTPENIYFRDDRVTQVFGLRLGIDNPDGFAKPGMPADGEIVLSEEE
- a CDS encoding ATP-binding cassette domain-containing protein; amino-acid sequence: MPAPLPPTSPAPLGTTSAIAVQGLHKSYGSLKALQGIDFTVQSGEIFGLIGPDGAGKTTTFQILAGVMEATAGQVSLLGKPPRQAQLNVGYVTQKFSLYPDLTVMENLRYSAGLRRVPAARWIERVPHLLKQVGLDAFGDRLASNLSGGMKQKLALCCALVANPAVLLLDEPTTGVDPVSRREFWDLLATVASTGVTVVVATPYLDEAERCHRIALIYGGELQQMGTLANLRQGLGLQRLEVWATDIAQAETALQGATVSGLVDIQTFGDRLDILVTDPGIADRQVRQHLAQQHIHVDRMQHTTPTLENVFVNHLRQQGLDPPYLSFPTARPGPSLGKVAIAARSLQKTFGSFCAVDHVDITVRHGEIYGLLGANGAGKTTTIK